Proteins from a genomic interval of Anatilimnocola floriformis:
- a CDS encoding SIS domain-containing protein — translation MLGATLDLPAYLERLQTETARLDQAALRKMSDLIYQAWENDRFVYIFGNGGSGTTASHMAEDLGKSSLRSEDLKDESKKRLKVLSLTDNLGWIMAVGNDVSYDQIFVQQLMNYGRPGDVVLAISGSGNSPNILTAVDWANRHGLITYGLTGYGGGKLKAMQQHGIHVDLNDMGMVESLHLCVFHWVLNDVFARINSEGRYAKKSSGA, via the coding sequence ATGCTCGGCGCCACGCTCGACCTTCCCGCGTATCTCGAACGTCTCCAAACCGAAACCGCCCGCCTCGATCAGGCCGCTCTGCGCAAGATGAGCGACCTGATCTATCAGGCCTGGGAAAACGATCGCTTTGTCTACATCTTCGGCAACGGCGGCAGCGGCACCACCGCGTCGCACATGGCCGAGGATCTGGGCAAGAGCTCGCTCCGTTCGGAAGACCTCAAGGATGAATCAAAGAAGCGGCTGAAGGTCCTCAGCCTGACCGACAACCTCGGCTGGATCATGGCCGTTGGCAACGACGTTTCGTATGACCAGATCTTTGTGCAACAGCTGATGAACTACGGCCGCCCCGGCGACGTCGTGCTCGCCATCAGCGGCAGCGGCAACAGCCCGAACATCCTCACCGCCGTCGATTGGGCCAATCGCCACGGGCTCATCACGTACGGCCTCACCGGCTACGGCGGCGGCAAACTGAAAGCCATGCAACAGCACGGCATCCACGTCGACCTCAACGACATGGGCATGGTGGAAAGCCTGCACCTCTGCGTCTTCCACTGGGTGCTAAACGACGTCTTCGCCCGCATTAACAGCGAAGGCCGTTACGCCAAGAAGTCGTCAGGTGCGTAG
- a CDS encoding type IV pilus twitching motility protein PilT — MSHSPTPAPSGPPAAAPSIDDLIKKMSVETHDLEVDKFFRALVKFEGSDLHMKVGRPPMIRVRNELRPLNHPNIERIEMAKLLVPMMNDRNRRIYDDEGGADFSHSCDVDGVRWRFRVNLLQQNGCMGMVARRISNKIPNFEGLFLPPSIEQLCFYDQGMVLLAGVTGSGKSTTIASMLDFINRRERVHILTLEDPIEFIFSEDKALINQREVGFDVKDFKIGMKHAVREDPDIMLVGEMRDEETFMTAIHAAETGHLVFGTIHASSAPSTIGRILDLFPEAMHKAIRSAIAFNMKGIVAQKLLKSIKPGVPRVPTCEIMLFNAIIKKIVLESQDNKLADAIRIGAADGMQDFTMSLKQLIDDNLIDRPTAFEVAPNPDALKMALKGINVSQPGII, encoded by the coding sequence ATGAGCCATTCACCAACGCCCGCACCTTCCGGTCCACCGGCTGCCGCACCGTCGATCGATGACCTGATCAAAAAAATGTCGGTCGAGACGCATGATCTCGAAGTCGACAAGTTCTTTCGCGCGCTGGTCAAGTTCGAGGGCTCCGACTTGCACATGAAGGTCGGTCGGCCGCCGATGATCCGTGTTCGCAACGAACTGCGGCCGCTGAATCATCCGAATATCGAGCGGATCGAAATGGCCAAGCTCCTCGTGCCGATGATGAACGACCGCAATCGTCGCATCTATGACGATGAAGGCGGCGCCGACTTTTCGCACAGCTGCGATGTCGACGGCGTGCGGTGGCGGTTCCGCGTGAACTTGCTGCAGCAGAACGGCTGCATGGGTATGGTCGCGCGTCGTATTAGCAACAAGATTCCGAACTTCGAAGGTCTCTTTCTGCCGCCGTCGATCGAGCAATTGTGCTTTTACGATCAAGGGATGGTGCTGCTCGCCGGCGTGACCGGTTCTGGTAAGTCGACGACGATCGCATCGATGTTGGACTTCATCAACCGCCGCGAGCGCGTGCACATTCTGACGCTCGAGGACCCGATCGAATTCATCTTTTCCGAAGACAAGGCGCTGATCAATCAGCGCGAAGTGGGCTTCGATGTGAAGGACTTCAAGATCGGCATGAAGCACGCGGTCCGCGAAGATCCCGACATCATGCTCGTGGGCGAAATGCGTGATGAAGAAACGTTCATGACGGCCATTCACGCCGCCGAAACGGGCCACTTGGTGTTTGGAACGATCCACGCCAGCTCGGCTCCGTCGACCATCGGTCGTATTCTCGACTTGTTCCCCGAAGCGATGCACAAAGCGATTCGTTCGGCCATCGCCTTCAATATGAAGGGGATCGTCGCGCAGAAGTTGCTGAAAAGCATCAAGCCCGGCGTGCCGCGCGTGCCGACCTGCGAGATCATGCTCTTCAACGCGATCATCAAGAAGATCGTGCTCGAGTCGCAAGACAACAAGCTGGCCGATGCCATCCGCATTGGTGCGGCCGACGGCATGCAAGATTTCACCATGAGTTTGAAGCAACTGATTGACGACAACTTGATCGACCGGCCGACGGCCTTTGAAGTGGCTCCCAACCCGGACGCTTTGAAGATGGCCCTCAAAGGCATTAACGTGTCGCAGCCTGGGATTATTTAA
- the hisF gene encoding imidazole glycerol phosphate synthase subunit HisF — MLAKRVIPCLDVKLGRVVKGTNFLQLRDAGDPVEVARRYEQEGADELVFLDITASHEERGIMLDVVRRTAEQVFMPLTVGGGIRTLEDIRALLNAGSDKVSINSAACKDPEFVRAAAKRFGNQCIVVNIDPKRVPRPGVERRESRDGGNAGPHLASPASRLPASDCIWEVHINGGRTPTGLEAVAWAKEVEALGAGEIVLTSMDCDGTKDGYDLEITRAVSDAVSIPVVASGGAGKPEHLADAITIGRADAALAASIFHFGEYTIRQTKEIMAGRGVPVRL, encoded by the coding sequence ATGCTCGCTAAACGTGTCATTCCCTGTCTTGATGTCAAGCTTGGCCGGGTCGTAAAGGGAACGAACTTCCTGCAGCTGCGCGACGCCGGCGATCCCGTCGAAGTGGCCCGCCGTTACGAACAAGAAGGCGCCGATGAGCTCGTCTTCCTCGATATCACGGCCAGCCATGAAGAGCGCGGCATCATGCTCGATGTCGTTCGCCGGACGGCAGAACAAGTCTTCATGCCGCTAACCGTTGGCGGCGGCATTCGCACGCTGGAAGACATTCGCGCCCTGCTCAACGCCGGCAGTGATAAGGTCTCGATCAACTCGGCAGCTTGCAAGGACCCGGAGTTTGTCCGGGCCGCGGCCAAGCGGTTTGGCAATCAGTGCATTGTGGTCAACATCGACCCGAAGCGCGTGCCGCGGCCAGGAGTCGAGAGACGAGAGTCGAGAGACGGGGGAAATGCAGGCCCTCACCTCGCGTCTCCCGCCTCTCGCCTCCCTGCTTCCGATTGCATCTGGGAAGTCCACATCAACGGCGGCCGCACTCCCACGGGGCTCGAAGCGGTCGCGTGGGCCAAAGAAGTTGAAGCGCTTGGCGCCGGCGAGATCGTTCTGACCAGCATGGATTGCGACGGCACTAAGGACGGCTACGATTTGGAAATTACGCGGGCCGTGAGCGATGCGGTGTCGATTCCCGTCGTGGCCAGCGGCGGCGCGGGTAAGCCCGAGCACCTCGCCGATGCCATCACCATCGGCCGGGCCGATGCGGCGCTCGCGGCGAGCATCTTCCACTTCGGTGAGTACACGATTCGTCAGACAAAAGAAATCATGGCCGGGCGCGGAGTGCCGGTGAGGTTGTAG
- a CDS encoding DUF4430 domain-containing protein has translation MGRRVLLALLLALGCGFAVAQEPADKTVQLTIDYGDGVQKTFSAIDWKEKQTVFDVLQAAEKHPRGIKLKHRGSGAALFVSAIDDKANEGVGSNWTFQVNGTLGDRSCAIFDVQAGDKLLWKFGKNR, from the coding sequence ATGGGACGACGAGTTTTACTGGCGCTGTTGTTGGCGCTAGGCTGCGGTTTCGCAGTTGCGCAAGAGCCGGCTGATAAAACCGTTCAGCTGACCATTGATTACGGCGATGGCGTGCAGAAGACGTTTTCTGCGATTGATTGGAAAGAAAAGCAGACGGTGTTCGATGTGCTGCAGGCAGCCGAAAAGCATCCGCGGGGAATCAAGCTGAAGCATCGCGGCAGCGGCGCGGCGTTGTTTGTATCGGCCATCGATGACAAGGCCAACGAAGGGGTCGGCAGCAACTGGACCTTTCAAGTAAATGGAACGCTGGGCGACCGGAGCTGTGCGATCTTTGACGTGCAGGCTGGTGATAAGCTCTTGTGGAAGTTTGGAAAAAATCGCTAA
- a CDS encoding thiolase family protein: MLNGTRAAVIAAGARTPFARAHAEKGWLRNIRADELAAHCIRTLLTQQNLDPEIIDDVIVGCALQTGEMSLNAARQIALLAGLPVTCPAVTVNRLCGSSLQALHQAVHAIEAGHADVQLVVGVEKMTGQTPPPSDLLHPQLAQVTSPAAMSMGLTAEFLAQRYNISRADQDAFAARSHQLAAATNDPFVIPISGHNEHGERILIDRDQTVRADTNIAALSRLPAAFVKGGTVTAGNSSPRNDGAAALLVMSRETASELGLPELAIVRGTAVAGITPSEMGLGPVPAIKKLLQRAKLSLSNIDAIELNEAFAAQALACIRQAELDPEKVNRRGGAIAIGHPLGASGVRLILSLLQSLQTTDTTFGLAAMCIGMGQGIATLLERTE, translated from the coding sequence ATGTTGAACGGAACTCGAGCAGCCGTCATCGCCGCCGGAGCCCGCACTCCCTTTGCCCGCGCGCACGCTGAAAAAGGTTGGCTGCGCAACATCCGCGCCGATGAACTCGCAGCACATTGCATTCGCACGCTCCTCACGCAGCAAAACCTCGATCCAGAAATCATCGACGACGTGATCGTCGGCTGCGCATTGCAGACCGGTGAAATGTCCCTCAACGCCGCGCGACAGATCGCGCTGCTGGCCGGTTTGCCGGTCACGTGCCCCGCGGTCACGGTCAATCGACTTTGCGGCAGCAGCTTGCAGGCGCTTCATCAAGCCGTGCATGCCATCGAAGCCGGGCATGCCGATGTGCAACTCGTCGTCGGCGTCGAGAAGATGACTGGCCAAACGCCGCCGCCGAGCGATTTGCTGCATCCGCAACTTGCGCAAGTCACTTCTCCAGCCGCGATGTCGATGGGACTGACGGCGGAGTTTCTCGCGCAGCGGTACAACATCTCACGCGCCGATCAAGATGCTTTCGCGGCGCGCAGTCATCAACTGGCAGCAGCCACGAACGATCCTTTCGTGATCCCCATTTCAGGACACAACGAACACGGCGAGCGGATTCTCATCGATCGCGATCAAACCGTGCGCGCGGATACCAACATCGCGGCGCTGTCGCGACTCCCCGCTGCGTTCGTCAAAGGCGGTACGGTTACCGCAGGCAATAGCAGCCCTCGCAATGATGGGGCTGCTGCATTACTCGTGATGTCTCGTGAAACGGCAAGCGAGCTAGGATTGCCCGAGCTGGCGATCGTTCGCGGCACCGCGGTGGCGGGCATTACACCCAGTGAGATGGGCCTCGGTCCGGTTCCCGCGATCAAAAAATTGCTGCAGCGTGCCAAGCTCTCGCTCAGCAACATCGACGCGATCGAACTCAACGAAGCCTTCGCCGCCCAAGCGCTCGCTTGCATTCGCCAGGCGGAACTCGATCCCGAAAAAGTGAATCGCCGCGGCGGCGCGATTGCCATCGGCCATCCTCTCGGCGCCAGCGGCGTGCGACTTATCTTGTCGTTGCTTCAATCACTGCAAACAACCGACACTACTTTCGGTCTCGCCGCGATGTGCATTGGCATGGGGCAAGGGATCGCGACGCTGCTCGAGCGGACTGAATAG
- a CDS encoding DUF6580 family putative transport protein, with product MNKRSLAVELLVLAALITLGAGVRIVLGPEMPNFAPIAAISLFAGYFFQRTILALLAPWVSMLASDAVLGGHEWQMMLVVYFMLTLPIAWSLVLRRVLKIERTSSTGSLALSVGALIGCSLVSSVLFFLVTNFAWFPWSDLYPHTVDGLVTSYQRGLPFFRNTLCGDLFFAVGLFGSYALAVSAGWLHETAAEGKAISV from the coding sequence ATGAATAAGCGGTCGCTCGCTGTCGAACTGTTGGTCCTGGCTGCCCTCATCACGCTCGGCGCGGGTGTGCGGATCGTTCTCGGGCCGGAGATGCCGAACTTTGCGCCGATCGCGGCCATTTCGCTGTTTGCTGGCTATTTCTTTCAGCGGACAATTCTTGCACTCCTCGCGCCGTGGGTTTCGATGCTGGCCAGCGACGCCGTGCTCGGCGGTCACGAATGGCAAATGATGCTGGTCGTTTATTTCATGCTCACGCTGCCCATCGCCTGGAGCCTGGTGCTGCGACGAGTGCTGAAGATCGAACGGACTTCGTCGACTGGCAGCTTGGCTCTGAGCGTCGGTGCCCTCATCGGCTGCAGTCTGGTTTCGTCGGTCCTGTTCTTTCTGGTGACGAACTTTGCCTGGTTCCCGTGGAGCGATTTGTATCCTCATACGGTCGATGGCTTGGTGACGTCGTATCAGCGGGGGCTGCCGTTCTTCCGCAATACGCTCTGCGGCGATCTCTTCTTTGCGGTCGGCCTCTTCGGCAGCTATGCCCTGGCCGTGAGCGCAGGTTGGCTCCATGAAACCGCCGCCGAAGGCAAAGCTATCTCGGTCTAA
- a CDS encoding YhcH/YjgK/YiaL family protein, which translates to MILDHLSRAELYFGLGPRFQKAFEFLRSTDLLKLTLGKHEIEGDKVFALVQDYTPKSRMLGKFEAHERYWDVQFVARGAERMGWAARPRMTVSEAYDPAREVMFFASSPYSGIGDMFLVAEGFFTVFGPQDAHMPGVSIAENPECDSPFSSYLGGPANLSVRKVVVKVDPA; encoded by the coding sequence ATGATTCTCGACCACCTCTCCCGCGCAGAACTTTACTTCGGCCTTGGTCCTCGTTTTCAAAAGGCGTTTGAGTTCTTGCGCTCGACCGATCTCTTGAAGCTCACGCTCGGCAAACACGAGATCGAGGGAGACAAGGTTTTTGCCCTGGTGCAGGACTATACGCCGAAGTCGCGGATGCTAGGAAAGTTCGAAGCCCATGAACGCTACTGGGATGTACAGTTCGTGGCCCGCGGTGCGGAGAGAATGGGCTGGGCAGCGCGGCCGAGGATGACCGTGAGCGAGGCTTATGATCCGGCGCGAGAAGTTATGTTCTTCGCGAGTTCGCCGTACAGCGGAATCGGCGATATGTTTTTGGTAGCCGAGGGTTTCTTTACTGTTTTCGGACCGCAAGACGCGCACATGCCGGGCGTATCGATTGCCGAGAACCCGGAATGCGATTCACCGTTCTCATCCTACCTTGGCGGACCTGCAAATCTCAGCGTCCGCAAGGTAGTGGTAAAAGTCGATCCCGCCTGA
- a CDS encoding ATPase, T2SS/T4P/T4SS family produces the protein MIRTLMSRALPCAGAALIVLIGVGLAHAQPPEYVTGLPGPHELNRGPGFNLAIWKVVFLLITFFMWAFTTDWMGRDTHELGKSIGMPAEVWNPIAVFTFLGVFIVSMLIPIFLVGYFLILTAYLAPLITYIVLRNQKVTNERKVLTPDHLKRTLQNIGRGNKGPVEEKQPWELGPAVDLQAVGKDANANQANMIEARQTTGYVPTKKLIADALENRAEKLMLDFTAEAVAVKYYVDGVWHNGSPKIHDKEPMNRAWGDLMLFVLKKVAGLNPADRRNKQDGKLKVEYGGSKYDTQLTTQGTPTGERAIVTFLLITKVVRSLEDLGMRDKQRDQLKEILGMGNTGIVAFASMPGDGLTNYWVAALKATDRLLRDFVSIDDPATKEPDIENVNPTVLAAGETVEGVMPKILLKQPEVICVPHVKSGTVLDILVIQAEDQNRLGIVSLRGKDAPDALLRLLALKPEMPGFAKQMKAVLFTRLIRKLCDSCKQAIPLEPAMAQKLGIPPGRVEKIYREYQPPTPEQLATMKKHEIPPTCPKCRGIGYFGRTAIFEMLVLDDRVKQALVQQPKLEVIKQVARQAGNRSLQEEAILLVALGITSIPEVQRVLK, from the coding sequence ATGATTCGCACCTTGATGTCCCGCGCTCTGCCCTGTGCCGGAGCTGCGCTGATCGTGTTGATTGGCGTCGGCCTCGCGCACGCGCAACCGCCCGAATATGTGACCGGCCTGCCAGGTCCGCACGAACTCAACCGTGGTCCTGGTTTCAACCTGGCCATTTGGAAGGTCGTGTTCCTGCTGATCACGTTTTTTATGTGGGCCTTTACGACCGACTGGATGGGTCGCGATACGCACGAGCTCGGCAAGAGCATCGGCATGCCCGCCGAAGTTTGGAACCCGATCGCGGTGTTCACATTTTTGGGTGTGTTCATCGTCTCGATGCTCATCCCGATCTTTCTGGTCGGATATTTCCTGATTTTAACGGCTTATCTCGCGCCGCTGATTACTTACATTGTGCTGCGCAATCAGAAGGTGACCAACGAGCGCAAGGTGCTCACGCCCGATCACTTGAAGCGGACGCTGCAGAACATCGGCCGTGGCAATAAAGGGCCGGTCGAGGAAAAGCAGCCCTGGGAACTCGGCCCTGCGGTCGACCTGCAAGCGGTTGGCAAAGATGCCAATGCGAACCAGGCCAACATGATCGAAGCGCGGCAAACGACCGGTTACGTGCCGACGAAAAAGCTGATCGCCGACGCGCTCGAAAATCGAGCTGAAAAGCTGATGCTCGATTTCACCGCCGAAGCCGTGGCGGTGAAGTACTACGTCGACGGCGTATGGCACAACGGTTCGCCGAAGATTCACGACAAGGAGCCGATGAATCGCGCCTGGGGCGATCTCATGCTCTTCGTGCTGAAGAAGGTCGCGGGACTCAACCCCGCCGATCGCCGCAACAAGCAGGACGGCAAACTCAAGGTCGAATACGGCGGCAGCAAGTACGACACGCAACTCACGACGCAAGGCACGCCGACCGGCGAACGAGCGATCGTCACGTTCCTGCTCATCACCAAGGTGGTTCGCTCGCTCGAAGACCTCGGCATGCGCGACAAGCAGCGCGATCAGCTCAAGGAAATCTTGGGCATGGGGAACACGGGCATCGTGGCCTTTGCGTCGATGCCCGGCGATGGTTTGACCAATTACTGGGTCGCCGCATTGAAAGCCACCGACCGGCTGTTGCGCGACTTTGTCTCGATTGACGATCCGGCGACTAAAGAGCCCGATATCGAAAATGTCAATCCAACGGTGCTGGCCGCCGGTGAGACGGTCGAAGGAGTGATGCCCAAAATCCTCCTCAAGCAACCCGAAGTGATCTGCGTGCCGCACGTGAAGAGCGGCACGGTGCTCGATATTCTGGTGATCCAAGCCGAAGATCAAAACCGGCTGGGAATTGTCAGCCTGCGCGGCAAAGATGCGCCCGATGCCCTGCTGCGATTGCTCGCGCTCAAGCCCGAGATGCCAGGCTTTGCCAAGCAGATGAAGGCGGTGCTGTTCACGCGGTTGATTCGCAAGTTGTGCGACAGCTGCAAGCAAGCCATTCCGCTGGAACCCGCCATGGCGCAAAAGTTGGGCATTCCGCCGGGCCGCGTCGAGAAGATCTACCGCGAATATCAGCCGCCGACGCCGGAACAACTGGCGACGATGAAGAAGCACGAAATTCCGCCCACCTGCCCCAAGTGCCGCGGCATTGGCTACTTCGGCCGGACGGCGATTTTCGAAATGCTGGTGCTCGACGATCGCGTCAAGCAAGCGCTCGTTCAGCAACCGAAGCTGGAAGTCATCAAGCAAGTCGCTCGTCAGGCAGGCAATCGTTCGCTGCAAGAAGAAGCCATCTTGCTGGTGGCGCTGGGCATTACATCGATTCCTGAAGTGCAACGCGTTTTGAAATAG
- the rpsU gene encoding 30S ribosomal protein S21, with protein MVKLVVRDRESIQEAVRRFRKLVERSGIKKEMRRREYYEKPSEIRRRSRLRAERRARRSKLMPGT; from the coding sequence ATGGTTAAGCTTGTTGTTCGCGACCGTGAGAGCATTCAGGAAGCCGTCCGCCGCTTCCGTAAGTTGGTCGAACGCAGTGGCATTAAGAAGGAAATGCGCCGCCGCGAATATTACGAAAAGCCGAGCGAAATCCGCCGTCGGTCGCGTCTTCGCGCCGAACGCCGCGCCCGCCGCAGCAAGCTCATGCCAGGCACCTAG
- a CDS encoding 3-hydroxyacyl-CoA dehydrogenase NAD-binding domain-containing protein yields MSAAISLTFPQPQVALLSFDLPGKSANVLSHAVTDELAAHLQTLRGRADLQGVILTSAKPGTFIAGADIREFVGLMDSPGQIAELCRRGQGILSQLSELPAVTIAAIDGVCLGGGLELALACDRRIVADQPKTQLGLPEVKLGLIPGWGGCARLPRLVGLPTAVEMITSGNSLPAATAVTAGLADESAASDQLLPAALKMAQREQASKSYLADRVRRSGAALFSATELDFLRFTTAAKLVPEAKHQPAALTAINLLVDTASTDLAVALARETVAFGELFGSPANRALVHVFFLQDYNKHDKHVAAKPRTIESVSVLGAGIMGIGIAASALKAGLQVRLGDANAAVLAKAAEDVVLEAAYNPAIKAADPARVPQLAARLSAVTTDAELAASDAVIEAIIENLDIKLTVLRRLKALLGPDAFLASNTSSIPITKIAAGLAQPERICGMHFFNPVKRMKLVEVVRGEQTSDETIATAIALGRKMGKMPVVVKDGPGFLVNRLLSPYLNEAIELLHDGHTPREVDDAAIEYGMPLGPLALYDLVGLDTAFYAGRTMFEAWPDRVRASPLLPQLIKRGRLGRKNGMGFYAYAQPTSEPADDPAAAEILAKYVRTEERLDSQQIQDRLLLPMLLEACRVLEEGRVHDARDIDLGVIFGLGFPAFRGGILHWAQQVGGGEILRKLEPWRKRGGRYEPPQLLLDWAAGKRTLTA; encoded by the coding sequence GTGTCCGCCGCTATCTCTCTGACCTTCCCCCAGCCGCAGGTCGCGCTGCTGAGCTTCGATCTGCCCGGCAAGAGCGCGAACGTGCTGTCGCACGCGGTGACCGACGAACTGGCCGCCCATCTGCAAACGCTCCGCGGCCGGGCCGATTTGCAAGGAGTCATTCTAACTTCGGCCAAGCCGGGAACGTTCATCGCCGGCGCGGATATTCGAGAATTTGTCGGCTTGATGGATTCGCCAGGCCAAATCGCCGAACTCTGTCGTCGTGGCCAAGGCATTCTCAGTCAATTGTCGGAGCTCCCCGCCGTCACGATCGCTGCCATCGATGGCGTGTGCCTCGGTGGTGGACTCGAGTTGGCCCTAGCCTGCGATCGGCGCATCGTGGCCGATCAGCCGAAGACCCAACTCGGCTTGCCCGAAGTGAAACTCGGTTTGATTCCCGGCTGGGGCGGTTGTGCGCGACTGCCGCGACTCGTGGGTTTGCCGACCGCGGTCGAAATGATCACGTCGGGCAATTCTCTGCCGGCTGCCACTGCCGTAACGGCTGGCCTTGCCGATGAGAGCGCAGCGAGCGATCAGTTGCTGCCTGCTGCACTGAAAATGGCCCAGCGCGAACAGGCTTCGAAAAGCTACTTGGCAGATCGCGTCCGCCGCAGCGGTGCTGCACTCTTCAGCGCGACCGAACTAGATTTCCTCCGCTTCACCACGGCGGCGAAGCTCGTGCCCGAAGCGAAACATCAACCGGCAGCGCTCACCGCGATTAACCTGCTAGTCGACACCGCGAGCACGGACCTGGCCGTCGCACTCGCGCGAGAGACCGTTGCCTTCGGCGAGCTTTTCGGCTCGCCCGCCAATCGCGCGCTCGTACACGTTTTCTTTCTGCAGGACTACAACAAGCACGACAAGCATGTCGCAGCGAAACCGCGCACGATCGAAAGCGTGAGCGTGCTTGGCGCGGGTATCATGGGCATCGGCATCGCGGCTTCGGCGCTGAAGGCCGGTCTGCAAGTTCGCCTCGGTGATGCGAACGCTGCCGTTCTCGCGAAGGCAGCAGAAGATGTCGTGCTCGAAGCAGCGTACAACCCCGCAATCAAGGCCGCCGATCCCGCGCGAGTGCCACAACTGGCCGCGCGATTGAGCGCAGTCACTACCGATGCGGAACTCGCGGCCAGCGATGCGGTCATCGAAGCCATCATCGAAAACCTCGACATCAAACTGACCGTGCTGCGACGCCTCAAAGCACTTCTCGGCCCCGATGCATTTCTCGCCTCGAATACTTCTTCGATTCCGATCACGAAGATTGCCGCTGGACTTGCGCAACCGGAGCGGATCTGCGGGATGCACTTCTTCAATCCCGTGAAGCGGATGAAGCTCGTCGAAGTCGTGCGCGGCGAACAGACGAGCGACGAAACAATCGCCACTGCCATCGCGCTCGGCCGCAAAATGGGGAAGATGCCGGTCGTCGTGAAAGATGGCCCGGGCTTCCTCGTGAATCGTTTACTCTCGCCTTATCTCAATGAAGCCATCGAACTGCTGCACGACGGCCACACGCCGCGCGAAGTCGATGACGCTGCGATCGAGTACGGCATGCCGCTTGGGCCGCTCGCGCTCTACGATCTCGTCGGCCTCGACACGGCGTTCTACGCCGGCCGCACCATGTTCGAAGCCTGGCCCGATCGCGTGCGGGCATCGCCGCTACTGCCGCAACTCATCAAGCGCGGCCGACTCGGGCGCAAAAACGGCATGGGCTTTTATGCCTACGCCCAGCCAACGAGCGAACCCGCCGATGATCCCGCCGCTGCCGAAATCCTGGCCAAATACGTCCGCACGGAAGAGCGACTCGATTCACAACAAATTCAGGATCGCCTGCTGCTGCCGATGCTCCTCGAAGCCTGTCGCGTGCTCGAAGAAGGCCGCGTGCACGATGCCCGCGACATCGACCTCGGCGTGATTTTCGGGCTCGGTTTTCCTGCCTTCCGCGGTGGCATCCTTCACTGGGCGCAGCAAGTGGGCGGCGGCGAAATTCTTCGCAAACTAGAACCCTGGCGCAAGCGTGGTGGCCGCTACGAACCGCCACAACTGCTGCTCGACTGGGCCGCCGGCAAACGAACGCTAACCGCGTAA
- a CDS encoding DUF1559 domain-containing protein, producing MKRSCAVRKSLRQGFTLVELLVVIAIIGVLVALLLPAVQAAREAARRTQCSNNMKQIGLAAHNFHDTYNKLPVGTHDDDHKSYCWRTWLLPFVEQGNLYNRMIADGMWVPPGMGGGPNGVPTLNIDTVPKSEITGATGDLLKVKLGFYTCPSDTLPERDNDGYFKTNYCGNMGPTVGTISTCAAADSKGEYQQGVFLLSNQNTDTWVVRLADITDGTSNTIMAGEISESLNINKTTPADKRFPIWPGGNNNGDCNLGSAGSAGMLRFIDTAYFINRKTGNESNMCFGSKHPGGAMLSLGDASVRFINESVSTTVWRAAGTRYGGESDLLP from the coding sequence ATGAAACGTTCATGCGCTGTGCGGAAGAGCTTGCGGCAAGGCTTCACCCTCGTGGAATTGCTAGTGGTAATTGCGATCATCGGTGTGTTGGTGGCGTTGCTTTTGCCCGCCGTGCAGGCCGCGCGCGAAGCTGCTCGCCGCACGCAATGCTCGAACAACATGAAGCAGATCGGCTTGGCCGCCCACAACTTTCACGACACCTACAACAAACTGCCAGTTGGCACCCATGACGACGACCACAAGAGTTACTGCTGGCGGACTTGGCTCCTACCGTTCGTCGAACAAGGAAATCTGTACAACCGAATGATCGCAGATGGCATGTGGGTGCCACCGGGAATGGGCGGCGGCCCGAACGGCGTGCCGACGTTGAACATCGATACGGTTCCGAAGTCGGAAATCACCGGCGCAACCGGCGACCTCCTGAAGGTGAAGCTCGGCTTTTACACCTGTCCTTCCGATACGCTGCCGGAAAGAGACAACGATGGCTACTTCAAGACGAACTACTGCGGCAACATGGGGCCGACCGTGGGCACAATCAGTACTTGCGCCGCCGCTGATTCTAAGGGCGAGTATCAGCAGGGCGTGTTTCTACTTTCGAATCAGAACACCGATACGTGGGTCGTGCGCCTGGCCGACATAACTGACGGCACGAGCAACACGATCATGGCTGGTGAAATTAGCGAGTCGCTGAACATCAATAAAACCACGCCAGCTGATAAACGCTTTCCGATCTGGCCGGGCGGCAATAACAATGGCGACTGCAATCTCGGCTCAGCCGGCTCGGCAGGCATGCTGCGGTTTATCGACACAGCGTATTTTATCAACCGCAAGACCGGCAACGAATCGAACATGTGCTTCGGCAGCAAGCATCCGGGCGGCGCCATGCTCAGCTTGGGCGATGCATCGGTGCGGTTCATCAACGAAAGCGTCAGCACCACGGTGTGGCGCGCGGCCGGCACTCGCTACGGCGGCGAATCGGATCTGCTGCCGTAA